From the Cherax quadricarinatus isolate ZL_2023a chromosome 22, ASM3850222v1, whole genome shotgun sequence genome, one window contains:
- the LOC128689686 gene encoding uncharacterized protein, producing the protein MVGHTVRGGPAMLAVLLAVLLTAVLAMPQTHLKTHKCRKTCHNRYGKSLCCDSVPQNEFPRCPPMPRILVDCSDPGVMHKAVNIEVCKSDNDCKKNELCCDDICNTKQTVCMPSKVNIYYLFP; encoded by the exons ATG GTTGGACACACTGTGAGAGGTGGCCCGGCGATGCTGGCGGTGCTGCTGGCGGTGCTGTTGACGGCGGTGCTGGCGATGCCTCAGACACATCTTAAGACGCACAAGTGTAGGAAAACTTGCCATAACCGCTATGGCAAAAGTCTGTGTTGTGACTCCGTGCCTCAAAATG AGTTCCCGCGATGCCCTCCCATGCCCAGGATCTTGGTAGACTGCAGTGATCCCGGCGTCATGCACAAAGCCGTCAACATCGAG GTGTGCAAGAGTGACAATGATTGCAAGAAGAATGAGTTGTGCTGTGATGATATTTGCAACACGAAGCAGACCGTATGCATGCCCAGCAAGGTTAACATTTACTACCTGTTCCCCTGA
- the LOC128689645 gene encoding neurotrophin 1-like: MAFVTATSDPSVYFPPTLPYLQHINHSHPTYYPQPTYHQQPTLAPQLPYNGHPVIVPSCAANTTKTWCIEDTEYPTYEVQNALQLHHFLFTTLYADWAALETNVSVARPKNNQAETYLCPSENIYVKPLRAQNTEGVWRVIVNDIKVNYETYTQTTRLEECMTPSENCPLVPLCYESKCLQKFTYQRLLIYDPHDQHFPFAINTFKLPASCVCLLDNFTLYKETT; this comes from the coding sequence ATGGCATTCGTAACAGCTACGTCAGACCCATCGGTTTATTTCCCACCTACGCTACCATATCTACAACACATCAACCACTCACATCCCACCTACTACCCGCAGCCCACTTACCATCAGCAACCAACCCTGGCCCCACAACTTCCCTACAATGGGCACCCAGTCATTGTGCCCTCCTGCGCTGCTAACACCACCAAAACTTGGTGCATTGAAGACACTGAGTATCCCACCTACGAGGTCCAGAACGCTCTCCAGCTTCACCACTTTCTCTTTACTACCCTCTACGCTGACTGGGCTGCTCTCGAGACTAACGTCTCCGTCGCACGTCCTAAGAATAATCAGGCGGAGACGTACCTCTGTCCCTCGGAAAACATCTACGTCAAGCCTCTGCGAGCCCAGAACACCGAAGGTGTGTGGCGCGTCATTGTCAACGACATCAAGGTCAATTATGAAACATACACACAGACGACACGACTTGAAGAGTGCATGACACCTAGTGAAAATTGCCCACTGGTTCCTCTGTGCTACGAGTCCAAGTGCCTGCAGAAGTTCACCTATCAGCGCTTACTCATCTACGATCCCCATGATCAACATTTTCCCTTCGCAATCAACACCTTCAAGCTGCCCGCAAGTTGCGTCTGTCTACTAGACAACTTCACATTGTACAAGGAAACAACTTAA